The following are encoded together in the Zingiber officinale cultivar Zhangliang chromosome 8A, Zo_v1.1, whole genome shotgun sequence genome:
- the LOC122011567 gene encoding uncharacterized threonine-rich GPI-anchored glycoprotein PJ4664.02-like isoform X1: protein MEDFPAIDVSFGEDPRDRSSSGAVEGSTPVKVNKQMEKSLQLPVPSNKHKSIFSKDYLAKSLDWDRDFLTSEGVLDYEELASLNSTFRRIDTCSLSVIPEESKRSTTTNSTLSDDDNLALENLELHLFENNGASMKTFSTGVKASGSEKSSRRNIPGRGHTLSLELPTKFEASQNKKSPVVSEQHGASNHRLQNTSRWVKVVKGYMGVTAGKTVSKPTSALSKLNLSTMPAKTTIAPGSIQIRTSDFREKPGNVAIQNAVVSFKQLHKGSSSGISKFQASKTTSNLISNSSGTTHYSLSENTRMRSNSRVINNPSSESMANKTSSSRSNTNQSFSRRNGARTVHTSANNSTISRGLSVGLSLPTPSSNSCFIATSVSSSLTLCSVKPVMNSNEANSSTPSVMDVDAYEIHSACSKSSFASIAQNDGYHRSHISKGFIDNHVMPIPLKGNHSKSSSGNRSEAISSKPSGHNVAHPKPANPDMKKPVNHTIGTLSQASQQPKLPKVTGRTNKTAAVNKAKQTMFQHVRSATNNKIINGHSRVASSCSSSIESLPFIQFEYGGSSDCSGQSNL, encoded by the exons ATGGAAGACTTCCCTGCGATCGATGTTTCTTTCGGGGAAGATCCAAGAGATCGAAGCTCATCAG GGGCTGTTGAAGGCAGTACTCCAGTGAAAGTGAACAAGCAAATGGAGAAATCCCTCCAACTTCCAGTGCCCTCAAACAAGCATAAATCAATATTTAGCAAAGACTACTTGGCAAAAAGTTTAGACTGGGATAGAGATTTCCTTACAAGTGAAG GTGTTTTGGATTATGAAGAACTGGCTAGCCTAAACAGCACATTCAGGAGGATTGATACATGTTCTCTTTCTGTAATCCCTGAGGAGTCAAAAAGATCAACTACGACAAACTCAACTTTAAGCGATGATGATAACTTGGCCTTGGAGAACCTTGAGTTACACTTGTTTGAAAACAATGGTGCTTCAATGAAGACTTTTAGTACTGGTGTAAAGGCTTCCGGATCGGAAAAGTCCAGCAGGAGGAACATTCCAGGAAGGGGTCACACATTGTCTCTTGAGT TGCCAACCAAATTTGAAGCTTCTCAGAATAAG AAGTCTCCTGTAGTATCAGAACAACACGGCGCTAGCAATCATCGGCTTCAGAACACTTCGCGATGGGTTAAGGTTGTGAAG GGTTATATGGGAGTTACTGCTGGAAAGACAGTCTCAAAGCCAACTAGTGCTTTGTCTAAGTTGAATCTGTCGACAATGCCAGCAAAGACAACTATTGCTCCTGGAAGCATCCAAATAAGAACTAGTGACTTCAGAGAAAAGCCAG GTAATGTAGCAATTCAAAACGCTGTTGTATCTTTTAAGCAATTACATAAAGGCTCATCCAGTGGAATTTCCAAATTCCAAGCATCAAAAACTACTTCAAACTTGATCAGCAATTCATCAGGCACTACACATTATTCACTATCCGAGAACACAAGGATGAGAAGTAATTCTAGGGTGATTAATAACCCTTCTTCTGAATCAATGGCTAATAAGACATCCTCATCTAGATCAAATACTAATCAATCATTCTCAAGGAGAAATGGAGCTAGAACTGTCCACACAAGTGCAAATAACTCCACAATATCTCGAGGTTTATCTGTGGGCTTATCTTTACCTACACCTTCAAGTAACTCCTGCTTCATTGCCACTTCAGTATCATCTTCGTTGACCCTTTGTTCTGTTAAACCAGTAATGAATAGTAATGAAGCTAATTCTTCAACCCCATCAGTAATGGATGTTGATGCCTACGAAATCCATTCAGCATGTTCTAAATCATCTTTTGCTTCTATAGCCCAGAATGATGGTTATCACAGATCTCATATTTCTAAAGGTTTTATTGATAATCACGTAATGCCTATACCTTTAAAAGGAAATCATTCAAAGAGTAGTTCTGGCAACAGATCAGAAGCAATATCCAGCAAACCTTCAGGTCACAATGTTGCACATCCAAAACCTGCTAACCCAGATATG AAGAAACCCGTCAACCACACCATTGGAACTCTTTCACAGGCTAGCCAACAGCCCAAACTTCCGAAAGTCACTGGCAGAACAAATAAGACTGCTGCAGTGAACAAAGCAAAACAGACCATGTTTCAACATGTCAGATCTGCAACCAATAACAAGATCATCAATGGTCATTCTCGAGTTGCTTCATCGTGCTCTTCTAGTATAGAGTCCCTACCCTTCATCCAGTTCGAGTATGGTGGCTCAAGTGACTGCTCTGGGCAGTCAAACTTATGA
- the LOC122011567 gene encoding uncharacterized threonine-rich GPI-anchored glycoprotein PJ4664.02-like isoform X2, whose protein sequence is MEDFPAIDVSFGEDPRDRSSSGAVEGSTPVKVNKQMEKSLQLPVPSNKHKSIFSKDYLAKSLDWDRDFLTSEGVLDYEELASLNSTFRRIDTCSLSVIPEESKRSTTTNSTLSDDDNLALENLELHLFENNGASMKTFSTGVKASGSEKSSRRNIPGRGHTLSLELPTKFEASQNKKSPVVSEQHGASNHRLQNTSRWVKGYMGVTAGKTVSKPTSALSKLNLSTMPAKTTIAPGSIQIRTSDFREKPGNVAIQNAVVSFKQLHKGSSSGISKFQASKTTSNLISNSSGTTHYSLSENTRMRSNSRVINNPSSESMANKTSSSRSNTNQSFSRRNGARTVHTSANNSTISRGLSVGLSLPTPSSNSCFIATSVSSSLTLCSVKPVMNSNEANSSTPSVMDVDAYEIHSACSKSSFASIAQNDGYHRSHISKGFIDNHVMPIPLKGNHSKSSSGNRSEAISSKPSGHNVAHPKPANPDMKKPVNHTIGTLSQASQQPKLPKVTGRTNKTAAVNKAKQTMFQHVRSATNNKIINGHSRVASSCSSSIESLPFIQFEYGGSSDCSGQSNL, encoded by the exons ATGGAAGACTTCCCTGCGATCGATGTTTCTTTCGGGGAAGATCCAAGAGATCGAAGCTCATCAG GGGCTGTTGAAGGCAGTACTCCAGTGAAAGTGAACAAGCAAATGGAGAAATCCCTCCAACTTCCAGTGCCCTCAAACAAGCATAAATCAATATTTAGCAAAGACTACTTGGCAAAAAGTTTAGACTGGGATAGAGATTTCCTTACAAGTGAAG GTGTTTTGGATTATGAAGAACTGGCTAGCCTAAACAGCACATTCAGGAGGATTGATACATGTTCTCTTTCTGTAATCCCTGAGGAGTCAAAAAGATCAACTACGACAAACTCAACTTTAAGCGATGATGATAACTTGGCCTTGGAGAACCTTGAGTTACACTTGTTTGAAAACAATGGTGCTTCAATGAAGACTTTTAGTACTGGTGTAAAGGCTTCCGGATCGGAAAAGTCCAGCAGGAGGAACATTCCAGGAAGGGGTCACACATTGTCTCTTGAGT TGCCAACCAAATTTGAAGCTTCTCAGAATAAG AAGTCTCCTGTAGTATCAGAACAACACGGCGCTAGCAATCATCGGCTTCAGAACACTTCGCGATGGGTTAAG GGTTATATGGGAGTTACTGCTGGAAAGACAGTCTCAAAGCCAACTAGTGCTTTGTCTAAGTTGAATCTGTCGACAATGCCAGCAAAGACAACTATTGCTCCTGGAAGCATCCAAATAAGAACTAGTGACTTCAGAGAAAAGCCAG GTAATGTAGCAATTCAAAACGCTGTTGTATCTTTTAAGCAATTACATAAAGGCTCATCCAGTGGAATTTCCAAATTCCAAGCATCAAAAACTACTTCAAACTTGATCAGCAATTCATCAGGCACTACACATTATTCACTATCCGAGAACACAAGGATGAGAAGTAATTCTAGGGTGATTAATAACCCTTCTTCTGAATCAATGGCTAATAAGACATCCTCATCTAGATCAAATACTAATCAATCATTCTCAAGGAGAAATGGAGCTAGAACTGTCCACACAAGTGCAAATAACTCCACAATATCTCGAGGTTTATCTGTGGGCTTATCTTTACCTACACCTTCAAGTAACTCCTGCTTCATTGCCACTTCAGTATCATCTTCGTTGACCCTTTGTTCTGTTAAACCAGTAATGAATAGTAATGAAGCTAATTCTTCAACCCCATCAGTAATGGATGTTGATGCCTACGAAATCCATTCAGCATGTTCTAAATCATCTTTTGCTTCTATAGCCCAGAATGATGGTTATCACAGATCTCATATTTCTAAAGGTTTTATTGATAATCACGTAATGCCTATACCTTTAAAAGGAAATCATTCAAAGAGTAGTTCTGGCAACAGATCAGAAGCAATATCCAGCAAACCTTCAGGTCACAATGTTGCACATCCAAAACCTGCTAACCCAGATATG AAGAAACCCGTCAACCACACCATTGGAACTCTTTCACAGGCTAGCCAACAGCCCAAACTTCCGAAAGTCACTGGCAGAACAAATAAGACTGCTGCAGTGAACAAAGCAAAACAGACCATGTTTCAACATGTCAGATCTGCAACCAATAACAAGATCATCAATGGTCATTCTCGAGTTGCTTCATCGTGCTCTTCTAGTATAGAGTCCCTACCCTTCATCCAGTTCGAGTATGGTGGCTCAAGTGACTGCTCTGGGCAGTCAAACTTATGA